In Nitrospirota bacterium, the genomic window CCGTCATCTACCAATTGATCGGCGGAGTGAAGTCCGGCATGGGTTACTGCGGGTGTAAGACGATTTCGGACCTCCAACAGAAGGCCACGTTTATCCGGCAGACGGTTGCGGGTCTCCGCGAAAGTCATGTGCACGATGTGATTATCACCAAGGAAGCGCCGAATTACCGGATGGATTGGGAATAGAGCCAAGAGCGAATGGCGTATGGCCGATAGCCTGAACGCCGGTCGCGTATCTCCTCCGTTGCTCACCCATTTTCTTTCTACTGCTATCAGCCCTCAGCTATAAGCTCTTTTCAAAACATGGAACTTTGGCACAATAGAATTCTGGTTCTCGACTTCGGGTCGCAATATACCCAGCTGATTGCGCGACGCATCCGCGAGGCGCATGTCTATTCTCAGATCTTGCCCTGTACCGCTTCCATGGCGACCATTCTCGCCTATCGCCCGCAAGGCATCGTGTTATCCGGTGGCCCCTCCAGCGTGTATGAGAAGAAGGCGCCGAGCGTTTCTAAGGAACTATTCGACCTCGGGATTCCCATCCTCGGCATTTGTTATGGCATGCAGCTGGTGACACACCTCTCCGGCGGAGAGGTGGCCAAGTCCAAGCATCGGGAGTACGGCCGAGCCGATCTGACCATCGACGACAAGAGCGATCTCTTCAAGGGCATCGGCACAAACGGGTCGACCGTTGTCTGGATGTCGCATGGGGACCGTATCGAACGGATGCCGCCTGGCTTCCGATCCATCGCGCATACCGGTAATTCGCCGATTGCTGCGATGAAGCGCGACGATCACAAGCGTCGGATCTATTGCCTGCAGTTTCATCCGGAAGTGGTGCATACGCCTGAAGGGACGACGTTGCTTCGTAACTTCGTCTACGACATTTGCGGTTGTAAGCCGACGTGGACGATGGAGTCCTATGTGGAGACGGCGGTGCAGCAGATTCGCGAGCAGGTCGGCAAGGAGCGGGTGATCTGTGCCTTGAGCGGGGGCGTCGACTCTTCTGTGGCTGCGGCATTGACGCATCGCGCGATCGGCGATCAGCTCACCTGCATTTTCGTCGACAACGGCCTGCTTCGGACGGGGGAGAAGGAGCAAGTCAAACAGACGTTTGCCAAACAGCTCCACTTGAACTTGCGCATGATCGACGCGTCCGATTCGTTTCTGGCTAAGCTCAAAGGGGTGATCGATCCCGAGCGTAAGAGGAAAGTTATCGGGAAACAGTTCATCGAACAATTCGATGCGGAAGCGAAGAAGAAATCGGGCGGAGTGAAATTTCTCGTTCAAGGCACGCTCTATCCCGATGTCATTGAAAGTGTGAGCTTCAAGGGGCCGTCGGCCACGATCAAGACGCATCACAATGTTGGCGGGTTGCCGGCGCGGATGAAGCTGAAGCTGATCGAACCGTTGCGCGAACTGTTCAAGGACGAAGTCAGGGTATTGGGGAAGGAATTGGGCCTTCCCGATGAGATCGTGTGGCGGCAGCCTTTCCCAGGACCTGGTCTGGCGATCCGGGTGCTCGGCGCAGTGACGAAGGAGCGATTGACGATCCTTCGAGCGGCCGAGTCCATTCTCGATCAGGAGATTCGCGCCGCCGGTTTGTATCGGGAGATTTGGCAATCGCTCGCCGTGCTTCTGCCGATTAGGACTGTGGGCGTCATGGGCGATCAACGGACCTATGAGCATGTCATTGCGCTTCGTGCCGTGACCAGTTTGGATGGCATGACGGCCGATTGGGCCAAGATTCCGAATGACGTATTGGGCAAGATCTCGAACCGGATCATCAACGAAGTGAAGGGTGTGAACCGGGTGGTGTACGACATCAGTTCGAAACCGCCGGCCACAATCGAGTGGGAATAAAGAGCTGGTTAGTGGCACGAGGCGAGAGGCTAGGGGATTAGGGGATAGATTGAAATGACAGACAAGACTGGAAAAAATACTCCGCGCCCCTTGCCTAATGCCGCTGACCCTTTGCCTGAAGGCGGGGTACGCCTGCAGAAAATCATTGCCGGATCAGGGCTCGCTTCGCGGCGGAAGGCCGAGGAGTGGATTGCCGCCGGGCGCGTGACCGTCAACGGTAAAGTCGTGACGGAGCTCGGCACCAAGGTCGATCCGGAGCGCGCCCACATCAAGGTGGACGGCAAGCACCTGAGTTCCGCTCAGCCGTATGTCTATCTGCTGCTGAATAAGCCGAAGAACGTGATGTCGACGTTGAACGATCCGGGAGGTCGGCCGACGGTGAAGGACTATCTCCGGGGAATTTCGGTGCGGGTATTTCCCGTCGGGCGATTGGACTTCGATAGCGAAGGGTTGATGCTCTTGACCAATCACGGCGATTTGGCGCAGACGCTGCTCCACCCCCGTTACCATGTGCCGAAGACCTATCTGATTAAAGTGAAGCAGGTGGTGACGGATGACCATATCCGGCAGTTAGAGCAGGGTGTGCAGTTGGAAGACGGCATGACCGGTCCAGCTGTGGTGAAGAAGGTGAAGAAAGCCAAGCTGAATTCCTGGCTGGAGATTACGATCCGCGAAGGGCGCCAGCATCAAGTGAAGCGAATGATGGAAGCGGTCGGCCATCCGGTCTTGAAGCTCACGAGAATTAAGATGGGACCGTTGTCGTTGGGCGATTTGGGGGCCGGAGAGTTTCGGTACCTGACCGACCGTGAAGCGAACGCCCTGCGCGAACTCGCCGAGCATAAACTCGCCACGGAAGAGGCTGCAGAAAAGCAGGTTCCCAGGCCGAAGAAGCGGATCAGCCGGGTTGGATGGGCTCGTTCGAAGAAAGCGAAGGTGGTATGAAGGTCAGGACTCATCGGTGCGGCGAACTTACCAAAGCCGCGGTCGGGCAAACCGTCGTTTTAAACGGGTGGGTGCAGCGGCGGCGCGACCATGGCGTCGTGCTGTTCATCGACCTGCGTGATCGAACCGGGCTGACGCAGGTGGTGTTCAATGCCGAGCGGAATGCCGGCATGCACCAAGCTTCCCATGCGTTACGGAGCGAATGCGTCGTGTCGGTGACCGGTCAAGTCATGGCCCGCCCCGACGAGTCGAAGAATCCCAACCTGCCGACGGGCGAGATCGAAGTCTTCGTGGATGCCATTGAGATTCTGAACGAGTCGAAGACGCCGCCGTTCATGATCGAAGACGATGCCGAAGTGACCGAGTCGATCCGGCTGAAGTACCGCTACCTGGATCTTCGTCGTCCGAAGATGCAGAAACTCTTAACCATCCGGCACAACATCATGCAGGCCGTCCGCGGCTTCCTGAACGCAGAACGCTTCCTTGAGGTCGAAACGCCGATTTTGACCAAGAGTACGCCGGAAGGCGCGCGGGACTATCTGGTACCCAGCCGGGTGAATCCCGGTCAGTTCTATGCGCTGCCTCAATCGCCGCAGCTCTTCAAACAAGTGCTCATGGTGAGTGGCGTCGATCGCTACTACCAGATTGCGCGTTGCTTCCGCGACGAGGATTTACGCAACGACCGGCAGCCGGAATTTACCCAGATCGATCTCGAGATGTCGTTCGTCGATCGGCTGGATGTCATGAGCTTGATGGAGCAGATGATCGTCACCGTGTTTCGTGACGCGGGCGGCGTACAGTTGCCGACTCCATTTCCGCGCATGACCTATGCCGAGGCGATGGGACGCTATGGCTCTGACAAGCCTGATTTACGTTTCGACATGCCGCTGCATGATGTGACGGCTTTTGCGGCAGCCAGCGATTTCAAGGTGTTTAAGGAGGCGGCGACCAAGGGCGGGATCGTGAAGGCCTTGATCGTCAAAGGCGGCGCGGCCACTCCTCGGAGCCGGATCGATGCGCTCGGTGAGATGGCCAAGACATTCGGCGCCAAGGGGCTGGCCTGGCTCAAGATCACCCCCGAAGGGCAACTGGAGTCTGTCATCGCCAAGTTTTTGGATGCCAAGGCCTTCGCAGCGGCTCTTCCTGAGGCCAAGCCGGGTGATTTAGTCCTCTTCGGTGCCGACAAGGCTGCCATTGTTCATGACGTGTTAGGTCGCATCAGGTTATCGCTCGGTGAAGAGTTGAAGCTGATCGATACCACAGCCTGGAAGCCCGTCTGGGTTACCGAGTTCCCCTTGCTGGACTATTCGCCGGAAGAGAAGCGGTATATCTTCATGCACAACCCGTTCGCCGCGCCGATGGATGAAGACCTGGCGCTGCTGGATTCGGAGCCGCTCAAAGTACGGGCGAAGGCCTACGACATGGTGCTCAACGGCAGCGAAATCGGCGGCGGGAGTATCCGGAACCATCGGAGCGATATCCAGCTACGCATTCTCGATTTGCTCGGCATCAACAAGGAGCAGTCGCAGGCGAAGTTCGGATTCTTACTCGATGCGCTCGAATTTGGCGCGCCTCCACACGGCGGGATTGCCTTCGGGCTCGATCGGTTGATCATGTTGTTGGGACATGCCGACTCGATCCGCGACGTGATCGCGTTCCCCAAAACGCAACGGGCCCAATGTCCGCTGACCGATGCCCCCTCGGCCGTCGGCACCGATCAGTTGAAGGAATTGCGCATCAAGCTCGATCTCGTCGAATAGGGAGGAGTCATTCGTCCCATGGCAGGCAATTCGTTCGGTCACATCTTCACCGTCACCTCATTCGGCGAGAGCCATGGTCCCGCGATTGGTTGTGTCGTGGATGGCTGCCCGCCTGGTATGGCTCTCTCGGTTGATGACATTCAATTGGATCTCGACCGGCGCAAGCCCGGCACCTCACGCCATGTCACACAGCGGCAGGAATCCGACACCGTCGAGATCCTCTCCGGTGTCTTTGAAGGCAAGACCACCGGCACGCCGATCGCGCTCCTCATCCGGAACGAAGACTCCCGCAGTAAGGACTACGGCAACTTGGTCGATACCTTTCGCCCCGGCCACGCAGACTATACCTATTGGCAGAAGTACGGAATCCGCGATCATCGCGGCGGGGGGAGATCCTCTGCTCGTGAAACGGCTGTGCGAGTGGCAGCGGCAGCCATTGCGAAGAAATGGCTCAACGAAACGTATGGCATCGTGATCCGCGGCTATCTCAGCCAACTTGGGCCACATGAAGTCCCGTTCAAGACCTGGGATGCTGTAAGTGCCAATCCGTTTTTTGTGGCTGATCCCACCGGAGTAGCCAAGCTTGAATCGTTTATGGATGAGCTGCGGAAGGCCGGCGATTCAGTCGGCGCCAGGATCACGACGGTTGCCGAGCATGTGCCTGTCGGCTGGGGTGCACCGGTTTATGCCAAGTTGGACTCAGATTTGGCCGCGGCCATGATGAGCATCAATGCCGTGAAGGCCGTGGAAATCGGCGTGGGGTTTGGCTCCGTCACGCAACGGGGGTCGGAGCATAGCGACGAACTGACCCCGGAAGGGTTTGTGACGAATCATGCAGGCGGTATCCTCGGCGGTATTTCCACGGGGCAGGATGTCGTGGTCACGATCGGGATCAAGCCGACGTCGAGTATTCGTGTGCCCCGCCGTTCCATCGACAAGCAGGGGAACGCCGTGACGGTCGAGACCAATGGCCGCCATGATCCCTGTGTCGGTATCAGAGCCACACCGATTGCCGAAGCCATGATGGCGCTGGTGCTCATGGACCATGCCCTCCTGCATCGCGCGCAGAACGCCGATGTGAAGACGTCGACACCAAAGATTGCCGGTTCTTCGAAGAAGAGCGTTTCTTCCACGAATAAGACATCCACTGCGAAGATCAATCCGGATCCTGCCGAAGCGTAATCTTGGTGCGCATACACATTCCCTGTCCCTAGGGTAACATGGCCGACATCCGAGGTATTGTTACGCCTCATGAGGAGAGTAGACGATGATGGAAATCTATACAGATGGTGCCTGTAGCGGGAACCCTGGGCCAGGAGGCTGGGGCGCCCTGCTGCGTATCGGCGATGCCGAAACGCAGCTCTGCGGCGGGGAGCCGGCGACGACGAACAACCGCATGGAGCTGCTTGCGGTGATCGAGGCGTTGCAGTCGCTCACTGAGCCGGTGGAAGCGCATGTCTACACCGATTCGCAGTATGTGCAAAAAGGCATCAGCGAATGGATCCATAACTGGAAGCGACGAGGCTGGAAAACTGCGAGCAAAGAGCCGGTTAAGAATGAGGATTTGTGGCGTCGCCTCGATATCCTGACTGTTGGCCATACCCTTGAATGGCGCTGGGTGCGGGGGCATAACGGTCATCCGGAGAACGAACGGGTGGACGCATTGGCCCGTGCCGGCCTCGAACAGTCACGCCGCGCCGGCAAAGCGGTCGGCGGCCCGGTCGAACGGTAGGTTAGTGTTACGCTGGTATGCGAGATAGGTTAGGCGTTGGCCTCCAAGCGTTTCTCCATGACGAACTCTCCTCCAATTCTCGACATTCAGCATGCGACGGTCTATCGGGGTGACACCTGTGTCTTCAGCGATTTTTCGTTGTCGCTTCAAGAGGGTGAACATGTCGCCATCCTCGGACCCAACGGGGCAGGCAAATCGACCCTCTTGAAATTACTGGCGGGAGAAGTCCATCCCTTTCCGCATGATGAAACCCATATCCGTTTATTCGGCGAAGAACAGTGGAATGTCTGGGACGTCCGCAAGCGCTTAGGGATGGTGTCCCATGACCTTCAACGTCAGTACATGGACCAAGTGACCGGCCTGAAAGTGATTCTGTCCGGTTTCTACGCCAGTATCGGCATCTATGGCCATCAAAACTTTAGCTATGGGCAGATCGTCAGGGCAGACAAGATGTTGGAGGAGATGGGTGCCAGTTCATTGAGGGAGCGACGGTTTGGGGAGATGTCCACGGGCGAGCAGCGACGCTGCCTGCTGGGCCGTGCGTTGGTGCATGACCCGACTGCGTTAGTGCTGGATGAACCCACCAGTGGGCTCGATCTGACGGCGACCTTTCACTATTTGGATCTCGTTCGTTCCCATATACAAAAGGGGAAAACGCTGCTGCTGGTGACCCACCATATTCATGAGATCCCGCCTGAAGTCGAGCGAGTGATCCTTTTGAAGCAAGGGAAGGTTCTCCAGGACGGTGAGAAACGTGCTGTCCTCACAGAAGCCAACCTCAGTATGTTGTTCGATTGCTCGGTATCGTTGGCTCAGGCCAATGGCTGGTATCAAGCGCTGCCAGGGCACAGCGCACCGCACTGAACTCTTTCATCCTCCTCCCAGGGTGACCGTAAAGGTCAAATCTGCATCGATGCGACGTACTTTGACGGCGACTTTCTGTCCCGGTGTCGTTCGTTCAATGAGATAGTTTTTCAGATGGGCGGCGTCGTTGATCTCAGTGCCTTCTATAGCAATGATGATGTCGTGCTTCTGAATGCCGGCTTCTTTGGCTGGTTCGGACACGTCCTTCACCGCCATGCGCCACTTGGTGCCGTCCTTCACTGGCATCATGTGAATGCCCATCTTCGAGAAGGCCAGGGGTTTTCCCTCCAGGGCGGCGTTTACGATTCGGTTGGCGAGAATCGCCGGGATGGCAAATGCCATGCGGCTGCAACGCGCGGTGGAATCGTCTCGTTCAGTTTGGATGATGGCGTGCATGATCCCGACCACCTCTCCCTTGTCATTGAAGAGCCCGCCGCCGGAGTTGCCGCTGCAGGCGGCTACGTCGGCCTGGATCAACCTGGTGTCCACCGTTTGGAGGAAGGTATTCGTATTGCCTAAGTGTCCGAAGGACATGGTCGGGCCCCAGCCCATCGGATAGCCGACGGTGAAGACTTCCAGGCCTGGCTGTACGTCACCGGAGGCGAATGAGGCACTGGCGCGAAGCTTGGCGCGGTGGGCTTCTGCGATGCGATAGATGACGACGTCCATGAAGGCGCTGTCTCCAACCAGGTCGGCCGGGAGTTCGTGGAGATCGGTGGTCAGGACATGGATCTGTTTCTGAATGACGGGTCCAGTGGTGACATCCTGTTTCTCTGCCGCGTGCCGGGCGGTGACGATGTAGCCGTCGCGCAGGTGAAATCCAGTTCCGCGGACGAGAATCTTTCCCGGTGTAGTGGGGGTGCGTTGATCCTGCGTGTCTTCGAGAATGCCGACGGTCGCGAGCTTGGCGCGATCAAGTGCGGCGGGTGCAATCTCGGCCTGCGCAGGAGACGTGAGGCCGACCATTGGGAGTGCGAGAAGGCACAGAGTCCAGTTGCGTAAAAAAGAATGAACGACAAACATGCAGCACATGGGAGATCCTTTCATAAGAAAATCCAGTAGACGGCACTAGTATAATCCAGAGTGCCTGGTGGGAGAAATGGGGGGGCGGTAAGACTGGTAAGCCAGGACAAGACGCGGTATGCATGGTATGGTATTCACATAAAGGAGTGTCCTATGGCTACGATGATGAATGGAACGCAGATGGTGTCTCTGTTGTTGCTGCTGGTGTTGGTTGTCTGTGCGGCCGGTCCTGTTTTGGCCGAAGAATCGCAGGGAATGATGGAGCGGGTTGAAACGACGGCGAAGCGCGTCGGTCAGAAGATTGAGGACAAGACAAAAGCCGTCGTGAAGAAAGTCGAGGACAAACACATCGGCGACAAGATCGAACAGAAACTGAAGAAGGCGGCCAACAAGACCGCTGAAGGGTTTGAAAAAGCGGGCAAGAAGATCGAGCAGAAACTCAGCAACTAGCGCCCCGCTCCTCCTGATACGAGACTGTTCAGCATATTACTTCTTGCGAAAACCGAAAAATGTCCCGGCTCCTGCCGCGCCGGCGGAGGGAAGATAGCCGGAGAGAAACTGTTTGAGCCCTTCAGCGCCACGCTGGAGCGCAGCCATGCTGTGCATAATCTGTGTTTCAATCGCGCTCCAGTCCAGATCTACCCACCCCGTCCCTTTGAGGACGGCGATACCGGCGAAAATCCCACCGACGACCAGGGCTGCCATCTTCAAAAATCGACGGAATGCCCACCCGATGAAAAACCCGCCGATGTAGCTGCCTCCCAACTGGGCGGCGGCGGGCGAATCGGCATAGTCGGCTACCCACGCGGCAAGCCCAGCGGCCATCGTGGCACCTGCAGCCAACACGGAATTGGCGCGCCAGGGCGCATCGGCCAGAAGGGCTGCAGCGATCCCCTGAGAGGACGGTTCTGGCTGTTGATCCTGATCGATGTCCATAAAATAGCGGGGCTATAGCCGACTGCCGGCGAAGGCGTCGCAGGCTTTCGGGTCACCAGTCTCCAAGCCCTTTCGGAGCCAGGTCATCCGTTGTTCTGAGGAGCCATGTGTCCAGCTTTCCGGTTGCACCTGGCCCCGCGCCATCTTTTGGAGCCGGTCGTCTCCAATGGCGGAAGCGGCGCGTAGTCCTTCTTCGAAGTCGCCTGGTTCGATCAGATTACGATCGCGTTTGGCATGATGTCCCCACACGCCGGCGAAGCAATCGGCTTGCAGCTCCATGCGGACGGAGAGCGCGTTGCCTTCTGCTTCGGAGCCCTGCCGCTGAAGCCGATGTACTTTTTCTGCGATGCCCAGCAAATTTTGAACATGGTGTCCGACTTCGTGTGCAATGACGTAGGCCTGCGCAAAATCGCCCGGTGCGCCGAGGCGCTGAGACATCTCGTCGAAAAACGATAGATCGAGGTAGAGCTTGTGGTCGCCGGGGCAATAGAAGGGGCCGACCGCTGACGAGGTGGTGCCGCAGGCCGACTGGACCGCGCCGGAAAAGAGCACCATGCGAGGGTTTTCGTACCGCTGTCCAAGCAGCCCTGTCCAGGTCGTTTCTGTATCGGCGAGGACGACAGAGGCGAACTTGCCGAGCTGATCGCTCGGGGCTCCGATGCGGCCAGGTTCAGAGGGTGCCGATGACTCCGTCATGTTCTGCACGCCGTCGAGCATGTTGAGAAGGGTTAAGGGATTAGTCCCGGTAAAATAGCTGACGGCAAGGACTAGGACGATGCCGCCGATGCCGAGCCCGCCCACGCCTCTAATCCTCGCAGGACTCATCCCGCGGCGGTCTTCGACATTGCTGCTTTCCCGTTGTCCTTCCCAGCGCATGAGGATCTCCTGATTCGTACGATCAGTATCGAGCGGGCTGTTTAGGCCGGTTCTTTTTCCATCGATTGGATGAACTTGTCGGCTTCGGCGATGGAGCGGTTCATATCCTTGACGAGCTGATCGACTTGGGCGTCGACTTTCACCAACTCGCCTTTGATCGCAGCCAATGCACGGGCATTGAGGTTGTGTTTCAGATAGAGCACTTGGTCGCGGAGCGGCTTCAAGACAGGATCGATGCGCTGTTCGGCCCGCTTCATGGCGCTGAGCATCTCGTTGTAGCGGGCTTTGGTCTGTGCGAGCTTCTCCTCGCTCTTCCGCCGCAGGTCCGCGCTGGAATATTGGCCGAGTTCGGCCTTCCATTCCGAAAAGAGCGAGTCTGCGACGCTTTCGACGTCTTTGATGCGTTTTCGTACGGCCTCGGCGCTGTCTTCACTGCTTTGCAGCTCACTGTTGAGTTGCTTATAGGTGGCTTCCAGCTCTCCGCCTTGATAGGCCACGACCTTCCCGAATTTCTCCAGGGCACTTTGAATATCTTTCTTCGCCTCTTCCTGCGCGTCACGGGCCGATTTGACTCGACTGCTCAGGATATCGCGCTTGGCATAGCCCATCTTATCCATCGCGGCGATATAGGCCGTGTCGCAGCCTGATAGGCCAAGAGGGATCACGAGGAGCATGATGATCAGCGCGCGTCTCAACATAGGTACCTCAGTGAGAGAAATGGGGCCAATTCCTACGCAATGATTCTGAAGACCGATCGCGTGATGCATCATAACTGAAGCAGGGAACCGGGGGAAGGCCTCAATCGAAGTGTAGGATTCGTGCTTGATTGCACTGAGGAGTCTGGGCGGAGGTGCCCACGCTGGTGAGCACCTCCTGAAAGCCGCTGGTTACCGAGAGGCAGGCATACTGGGCTCAACTTGACTGGCGATTTGCTTGAGGTCTTTCGGGTAAAGCACGATTTCAATGCGGCGGTTGGATGAACGGCCTTCTTCTGAATCGTTTGCCGCGATCGGGTGCGTATCTGCGTAGCCGACGGCGGAGAGGTACTGGCGGTCCACGGTGCCCTGATCGATCAGGTAGCGCACCACGGTCGTGGCCCGCGCTGTGGAAAGCTCCCAGTTTGTCTTGAAGCGATCTTGCAGCTTCGAGCTGATCGGCACATTGTCGGTGTGGCCTTCGATTCGAATCTGTTTGTCTGTGACCGTTTTCAACACGTCGGCGACTTGCTTCAGCACTTTGATGCCGGCTGGCTTCACCTGTGCCTGGCCGGAGTCGAATAGCACACGATCGACCATATTGATGGTGAGACGGTCGCGGACTTGCTGGATCGTAATATTCCCTTTCGCAATTTCATCTTGAAGCGATTTCGAGAGGTCTTCTTGGGTGCGAGTCAGTCGTGCGATCTCTTCCTCTTTCGCCAGCCGTTCTTGTTCCAGCCGAGCCTTGTCCGCTTCTCCGGCTTTCAGACGTTGACGTTCCTGCTCCAGACTGGCGGTCAACTGGGCTTGCTGTTGCTGGAGCTGCTCGCGTTCCTTCGCGATGCGGGTGGCGTTGGCCTCAAGCTCAGATGCCTGCTTCTGGAGCTTCGCGATTTCCTCTTGCGCGGAGGCACTTCCGCTCGCGAGTTTCTGTTCGAGATCGGTGATGTGGCCGCGCACCGTGCCGAGTTCGCCGTTCAATTGTCCCTTCTCCAGCTCCAGACTGTCGAGGCGAGATTGCAACTCGTTTGAGCGTGCCGCAAGCGCTTCGCGTTCTTTGGTTAACGAGGCTGCTTGCCGTTCGGCGGCTTTTCGTTGCGTGGATTCCTGGTCCAGATTCTGTTGTAACCCCGCCAATTGTTGTTGAAGCTGCTCGGCCTGCGATTGAGACTTCTTCTTGAGCGCATCCAGATCCGCGGCTTGCTGGGCGGACGTTTTCTTCGCGGCCTCAAGTTCCGTGAGTGCTTTTGTATGGGTTTCTGTGCTTACACAGCCTCCCACGGCCATCGCGCAGAGCATGGCCCAAGCAGGGGCCTGAAGTCTCTTGGCTCGATTGGTCAACAGTCGTCGCATAGTCTCCTCCTGTGAATGATGGCGGACTGAGTCTTGAGGAGAGAAGCAAGCGCAATGCCTAACCATGCATAGGCGCGCGTGAAGAGAACCGGTCATTTCTCATGGAGTTAAAGAGTGGACGGTCGCTTGGGGGCAAGTGCCGCCAGGGGAATGGAGCATGGCGCTGCAATCGCTGTAGGGTTTGCCCTGCAATGGTTGGGCTGGCGATCGAGCGAGCCGATTGATTGATTGAAGCGGGGGAGGGAGTTCGGTTGTGTGGGTGTGCACGCACGGCTGCAGGCGGGGCGCAGCAGTGGCTGCGCCCCAAAGCAGAACTTACTTTCCGCTCATGTCCTTCTTCTCGTCCTTCTTCTTCTCATCGTCTGCCT contains:
- a CDS encoding DUF2959 domain-containing protein, with amino-acid sequence MLRRALIIMLLVIPLGLSGCDTAYIAAMDKMGYAKRDILSSRVKSARDAQEEAKKDIQSALEKFGKVVAYQGGELEATYKQLNSELQSSEDSAEAVRKRIKDVESVADSLFSEWKAELGQYSSADLRRKSEEKLAQTKARYNEMLSAMKRAEQRIDPVLKPLRDQVLYLKHNLNARALAAIKGELVKVDAQVDQLVKDMNRSIAEADKFIQSMEKEPA
- a CDS encoding OmpA family protein yields the protein MRRLLTNRAKRLQAPAWAMLCAMAVGGCVSTETHTKALTELEAAKKTSAQQAADLDALKKKSQSQAEQLQQQLAGLQQNLDQESTQRKAAERQAASLTKEREALAARSNELQSRLDSLELEKGQLNGELGTVRGHITDLEQKLASGSASAQEEIAKLQKQASELEANATRIAKEREQLQQQQAQLTASLEQERQRLKAGEADKARLEQERLAKEEEIARLTRTQEDLSKSLQDEIAKGNITIQQVRDRLTINMVDRVLFDSGQAQVKPAGIKVLKQVADVLKTVTDKQIRIEGHTDNVPISSKLQDRFKTNWELSTARATTVVRYLIDQGTVDRQYLSAVGYADTHPIAANDSEEGRSSNRRIEIVLYPKDLKQIASQVEPSMPASR